From Paenarthrobacter sp. A20:
CCGCTTCGAGATGCCCCCGGAAGACGAAACAGACGAAGTAACTGCAGGGCTCCGGCCTGAAGACGACCACGGCTTCGGCGCCCCGGGCCCGCGCATGTCATCCCAGCACCCCCTCTATGTCGGTTTCATGGGGACAGCCGGCGTCGGCATTGCCCTTGCAGTGTTCTATATCGCCAGCAACACCACCCAGCTCATCCTGTGGATCGTTGCAGCCCTCTTCATTGCCCTCGGGCTCGATCCCGTGGTCCGCTGGCTCGAGTCCCGCAAGGTCCCCAGGCCGGCCGGCATCCTGATCTCCGTCTCTGCCCTGGTCCTGGCCGTGGCCGGGTTCTTCGCAACGTTGATTCCCACCATCGTTGAACAGGTATCGGAAATCGTGCGCCAAGCTCCGGAATGGATCCGCGGCTTCCTCGACTCGGACTTCTTCCGCAACGCAGACAGCCAGTTTGGCGTCCGGGACCGAATCACCACCGAACTGGATAAGTTCGTCAAGGATCCCGAGGCCATGGGCGGGATCTTCGGTGGTGTGGTCGGTTTCGGCTCCACGGTGGCCAATGGCCTCTTCGGTTCCCTGATCGTGCTGGTGCTCAGCCTTTACTTCCTGGCGGCCTTGCCGTCGATGAAGAAATGGGCCTACCGCCTGGCTCCCCGATCCCGCCGGCCCCGTGTTGAGGCCCTCTCCGAAGC
This genomic window contains:
- a CDS encoding AI-2E family transporter, which encodes MKDHLEPRPADEPGSSAVDAPSDGAAATVPVRTGRLAALGRRLRQPIPGARTRVRFEMPPEDETDEVTAGLRPEDDHGFGAPGPRMSSQHPLYVGFMGTAGVGIALAVFYIASNTTQLILWIVAALFIALGLDPVVRWLESRKVPRPAGILISVSALVLAVAGFFATLIPTIVEQVSEIVRQAPEWIRGFLDSDFFRNADSQFGVRDRITTELDKFVKDPEAMGGIFGGVVGFGSTVANGLFGSLIVLVLSLYFLAALPSMKKWAYRLAPRSRRPRVEALSEAITDSVGNYVIGQVCVALLNAIFAFILMTILGIPFSVLLAFVVALLAFIPLVGGMIAAVVVILVALTAGWQTAVIYAIAYFAYLQFEAYFISPRIMQRAVAVPGAVAVISVIAGGSLLGVLGALIAIPTAAAIMLLIKEVFIMRQDRH